A region of Methanomicrobium sp. W14 DNA encodes the following proteins:
- a CDS encoding excinuclease ABC subunit UvrA → MSDNCIRVSGARERNLKNVNVEIPKKQITVFTGVSGSGKSSLVFDTIAAESQRQLNETYTSFIRHRMPHYGKPDVDAIENLSVAFIINQKRLGGNARSTVGTITDTYSLLRLLFSRIGKPFVGYSNVFSFNNPAGMCGHCQGLGKIEAIDIERLLDKSKSLNDGAIRFPTFEPGGWRLTRYIHSGFFDNDKKIKDYSTEELELLLHADGIKVTNPAPEWHKTSLYEGLIPRIERSFLKKEDGEKVRYTKEIERFVSRQVCPNCHGTRLNDKVLSCKINGKSIAECADMQINELLDFARSVHAPVAATIVSELMNRLQHMVLIGLDYLSLSRETSTLSGGESQRIKMVCQLGSSLTDLTYIFDEPSMGLHPHDISKINNLMKLLRDKGNTVLIVEHDPDMIKIADHVIDMGPGAGIHGGQIVYQGDLQGLKTSGTLTGKYLSHRPELKSEVRIPKGCLSIQNATLHNLKSVSVKIPKGVITVVTGVAGSGKSTLINQVLPQFYPETVFIDQKGIQASKRSNIATFTGIFDIIRKLFAESNGVSASLFSFNSQGACPVCKGLGVTYTDLAFMDTIVTVCEECHGNRYTDDVLRYKLRGKSIRDVLKMTVSEALDLFQEREILTVLKRLSDVGITYISLGQPLNTLSGGELQRIKLASELQNRGQIYVLDEPSTGLHMADIKHLIGVMDRLVERNSTLIVIEHNLDIICKADWVIDLGPYAGQNGGKIVFTGLPKDLIQCKNSLTGNHLEKYVMSV, encoded by the coding sequence ATGTCTGATAATTGCATTCGCGTGTCGGGAGCCAGAGAACGAAACCTAAAAAATGTAAATGTTGAAATACCCAAAAAGCAAATTACGGTTTTTACCGGTGTATCCGGTTCGGGTAAATCTTCATTAGTGTTTGATACAATAGCAGCAGAATCACAGAGACAATTAAATGAAACCTATACCAGTTTTATTCGTCACCGTATGCCACACTATGGGAAGCCCGATGTGGATGCAATTGAAAATTTATCGGTAGCATTTATTATCAATCAAAAAAGGTTAGGTGGTAATGCCCGGTCGACAGTAGGAACGATTACAGATACTTATTCGTTATTACGCCTGCTGTTTTCACGGATTGGCAAACCCTTCGTAGGTTACTCCAATGTTTTCTCATTCAATAATCCAGCCGGAATGTGCGGCCATTGTCAAGGTCTGGGAAAAATTGAAGCGATTGATATTGAACGACTGCTGGATAAAAGCAAATCGCTGAACGATGGAGCTATCCGATTTCCTACTTTTGAACCAGGTGGTTGGCGGCTGACACGTTATATTCATTCGGGCTTTTTTGATAACGACAAGAAAATCAAAGACTACTCTACCGAAGAGCTGGAACTTCTGCTCCACGCTGATGGCATCAAGGTGACAAATCCAGCTCCCGAATGGCATAAGACATCCCTTTATGAGGGACTGATTCCACGTATTGAGCGAAGTTTTCTTAAAAAGGAAGACGGCGAGAAAGTAAGATACACCAAGGAAATTGAACGTTTTGTTTCCAGGCAGGTTTGCCCAAACTGCCATGGAACACGTCTGAACGATAAGGTGCTGTCCTGTAAGATAAACGGCAAAAGCATTGCGGAATGTGCCGATATGCAGATAAACGAACTTTTGGATTTTGCCCGATCGGTTCACGCTCCTGTGGCTGCTACAATCGTTTCAGAGCTAATGAATCGTTTACAGCATATGGTTTTGATTGGACTTGACTACCTGAGTTTAAGTCGTGAAACATCCACCCTTTCAGGCGGGGAATCCCAAAGAATCAAAATGGTTTGTCAGTTAGGCAGCAGTTTGACTGATCTCACTTATATTTTTGATGAACCCAGTATGGGACTTCACCCTCATGATATAAGCAAAATAAATAATTTAATGAAACTTTTGCGTGATAAAGGAAATACCGTGCTCATTGTGGAACATGACCCGGACATGATAAAAATCGCAGACCATGTGATTGATATGGGGCCGGGTGCAGGAATCCACGGGGGGCAAATTGTATATCAGGGCGATTTGCAGGGCTTAAAAACTTCCGGTACGTTGACAGGTAAGTATTTATCGCATAGACCTGAGTTGAAATCCGAGGTACGTATCCCGAAAGGCTGTCTGTCAATCCAGAATGCAACGCTTCATAATTTGAAGAGCGTTTCAGTTAAAATACCCAAAGGTGTAATTACTGTCGTTACCGGAGTTGCAGGGTCAGGGAAGAGCACACTGATCAACCAAGTGTTGCCGCAGTTTTATCCTGAAACTGTCTTCATTGATCAAAAAGGCATACAAGCATCAAAACGTTCCAACATAGCAACCTTCACAGGTATCTTTGATATTATCAGAAAGCTCTTTGCTGAAAGTAATGGCGTCAGCGCATCCCTATTCAGTTTCAATTCGCAAGGAGCTTGTCCTGTCTGCAAAGGCTTAGGGGTTACTTATACAGACTTGGCATTTATGGATACAATTGTAACGGTATGTGAAGAATGCCACGGGAATCGTTACACTGATGACGTCCTGAGATACAAACTGAGGGGTAAGAGTATCAGAGATGTTCTTAAAATGACCGTATCAGAAGCTTTGGACTTATTTCAGGAAAGAGAAATTTTAACAGTACTCAAAAGACTCTCGGATGTTGGTATTACTTATATTTCTTTAGGACAACCGTTGAACACACTTTCCGGCGGTGAGTTGCAACGAATTAAACTGGCCTCTGAACTACAAAACAGAGGACAGATTTATGTTTTGGACGAACCCTCGACAGGTCTGCATATGGCTGATATAAAGCATTTGATTGGTGTAATGGATCGGCTTGTGGAACGAAATTCTACCCTTATTGTAATCGAACATAATTTGGATATCATCTGTAAGGCTGACTGGGTTATCGATTTGGGCCCATATGCCGGACAGAACGGTGGTAAAATAGTGTTTACAGGCTTGCCAAAGGATTTAATTCAGTGCAAAAACTCGCTGACTGGAAATCACCTTGAAAAATATGTCATGAGCGTGTAG
- a CDS encoding MarR family winged helix-turn-helix transcriptional regulator — translation MAIKELEDSYIPFQCMIVSDTNRFNVEGVSTAQYYILDTLNKQGPKTTKELAEMKGISQSGISKLTKRLLEKKYIIQERHIDDRRSYNIVLTSEGKKFLSRVEDLGNEIMNLIEKALTIEEVKSFSEMCNKVTRLYSNK, via the coding sequence ATGGCTATAAAAGAATTGGAAGACAGTTATATTCCCTTTCAATGTATGATCGTTTCTGATACAAATCGTTTTAATGTTGAGGGGGTTTCAACGGCGCAATACTATATTCTGGATACGTTGAACAAGCAAGGGCCTAAGACTACAAAGGAACTTGCCGAAATGAAGGGTATTTCGCAATCTGGCATTTCTAAGCTGACGAAACGCCTGTTAGAAAAAAAGTACATTATTCAGGAGCGGCACATTGATGATCGCCGTTCTTATAACATTGTACTTACCAGTGAAGGAAAAAAATTTCTTAGCCGTGTTGAAGATTTGGGAAATGAAATCATGAATTTGATTGAAAAAGCCTTAACAATAGAAGAAGTAAAATCTTTTTCAGAAATGTGCAACAAGGTTACAAGGTTATATTCCAACAAGTAG
- a CDS encoding metalloregulator ArsR/SmtB family transcription factor, which yields MTAEEYNLPEDLPKDILSEILKRGGIKGLKGEICDEECMNRQSVMHRACTDITRLKILTLLRGGPLCVCAIREVLGLADSKLSYHLNVLKKAGLISGSQKYRWIIYSLTKQGEIWTSCICNSKNLL from the coding sequence ATGACTGCAGAAGAATACAATCTGCCTGAAGACCTGCCAAAGGATATTTTATCAGAGATTTTAAAAAGAGGTGGAATAAAAGGACTAAAAGGTGAAATCTGCGATGAAGAATGCATGAACAGACAATCCGTTATGCACAGGGCATGTACAGATATTACAAGGCTTAAAATACTTACACTCTTAAGAGGCGGACCTCTCTGCGTATGTGCAATCAGGGAGGTGCTGGGACTTGCAGATTCAAAACTCTCCTATCACTTAAACGTTTTGAAAAAAGCAGGTCTTATCTCAGGGTCGCAGAAATACCGCTGGATAATATACAGTTTAACCAAGCAGGGAGAAATATGGACATCATGCATATGCAACAGCAAAAATCTCCTGTGA
- a CDS encoding YeeE/YedE thiosulfate transporter family protein, with the protein MLEMLTQMTWSPYIAGAGIGVMSWLAFFLSDKPLGCSTSFFRTFGIIRKAVHKKGMDENPYYIKYKPEIDWQWMLVLGIVIGAFLSSVLSGVFEITWVPDMFASEFGDSPVLRLIVALTGGVIMGFGARFAGGCTSGHGISGTTQLSLTSIVAVIFMFCGGIAMAMAIYGVF; encoded by the coding sequence ATGCTTGAGATGCTGACACAAATGACCTGGTCGCCGTATATAGCCGGGGCAGGGATTGGGGTTATGAGCTGGCTGGCATTTTTTCTGTCAGACAAGCCTCTTGGCTGTTCCACATCATTCTTCAGAACATTCGGGATAATCAGAAAGGCTGTTCACAAAAAGGGTATGGATGAAAATCCGTATTACATAAAATACAAGCCTGAAATAGACTGGCAGTGGATGCTGGTCTTAGGCATTGTAATAGGAGCGTTCTTGTCTTCTGTACTTTCCGGAGTGTTTGAGATTACATGGGTTCCTGATATGTTTGCGTCTGAATTTGGAGACAGTCCTGTACTAAGGTTAATCGTCGCTTTAACCGGGGGAGTTATTATGGGCTTCGGGGCCCGTTTTGCAGGAGGATGCACGAGCGGTCATGGCATATCAGGCACAACGCAGCTTTCCCTGACAAGTATAGTCGCGGTTATATTCATGTTCTGCGGAGGCATCGCAATGGCAATGGCTATCTACGGGGTGTTCTGA
- a CDS encoding YeeE/YedE thiosulfate transporter family protein — MIENLHKNRPVQLVIGLLIGIGFGFFLQKGGVTNYDVIIGQLLLTNFTVLKVIASAVLVGMPGVFLIRHFGYAKKHIVKGSVGSAVVGGLIFGIGFAVLGLCPGTAAGAAGQGSMDALFGGIVGLVAGSGLFAWLYPKLSEGILGYKPLKHETLYELLGVKEAYLIVFCLAAGAIFLYALEYFGI; from the coding sequence ATGATCGAAAATCTGCATAAGAACAGACCTGTTCAGCTAGTAATCGGTCTTCTTATCGGAATAGGATTCGGTTTTTTCCTCCAGAAAGGAGGCGTTACAAATTATGACGTGATTATAGGTCAGCTTCTGCTGACGAATTTCACTGTTCTTAAAGTGATTGCATCCGCAGTCCTTGTAGGAATGCCGGGAGTTTTTCTTATACGTCATTTCGGTTACGCAAAAAAGCATATTGTGAAAGGTTCTGTCGGTTCTGCGGTTGTAGGTGGGCTTATATTCGGGATAGGTTTTGCAGTCCTCGGTCTTTGCCCGGGAACCGCCGCAGGTGCCGCAGGCCAGGGATCAATGGACGCACTTTTCGGGGGAATTGTAGGGCTTGTTGCAGGGTCAGGTCTGTTCGCGTGGCTTTATCCTAAGTTAAGCGAGGGGATACTGGGCTATAAACCTCTAAAACATGAAACACTATACGAACTTCTCGGAGTAAAAGAGGCATACCTTATTGTTTTCTGTCTTGCGGCGGGGGCAATTTTTTTGTATGCGCTTGAGTACTTTGGAATATAA
- a CDS encoding DUF169 domain-containing protein, with translation MNDEMQKKPDYGKISKILVETLKLPQSPVAVKLAKSPEGIPEGVEEIKDTVRHCQMVAMAGREGKIFYARADKHACAGGAWALGLKEITPSLQTGEFYFKLGKFESWASCMRTIKSIPNVHKTSSTEPATYATVYAPLEKTPFDPHVIIIVSQPVMMLKFAQALLYKMGGRIHSEFSGIQSVCADACTQPYLTGKANISLGCDGSRKFSGIDDDYMVMGIPAEIIEEVAEAVPIVSGAPGSKTRK, from the coding sequence ATGAATGATGAGATGCAGAAAAAGCCGGATTATGGGAAGATATCAAAGATTTTGGTCGAGACGCTGAAACTGCCGCAGTCGCCCGTTGCAGTAAAACTTGCAAAATCACCTGAAGGCATTCCTGAAGGCGTAGAAGAAATCAAAGACACTGTGCGCCACTGTCAGATGGTAGCCATGGCAGGACGCGAGGGAAAAATATTCTATGCAAGAGCGGATAAGCATGCGTGTGCAGGCGGTGCATGGGCGCTGGGACTAAAGGAGATAACGCCTTCTCTTCAGACCGGGGAGTTCTATTTCAAACTTGGAAAGTTTGAGTCCTGGGCGTCCTGCATGAGGACTATCAAGAGTATTCCAAATGTTCATAAGACATCCTCAACGGAGCCTGCGACGTATGCAACCGTTTACGCCCCCCTTGAAAAGACTCCTTTTGACCCCCATGTCATAATAATTGTCTCGCAGCCTGTTATGATGCTCAAGTTTGCACAGGCCCTTTTGTACAAAATGGGAGGAAGAATTCATTCCGAGTTTTCAGGAATCCAGTCCGTTTGCGCCGATGCATGCACACAGCCTTACCTGACGGGAAAGGCAAATATATCCCTCGGGTGCGACGGCTCAAGGAAGTTCTCTGGAATCGACGATGACTATATGGTCATGGGAATTCCTGCCGAGATTATTGAAGAGGTTGCAGAGGCAGTACCGATAGTGTCCGGTGCGCCGGGCTCAAAAACAAGAAAATAA
- a CDS encoding Coenzyme F420 hydrogenase/dehydrogenase, beta subunit C-terminal domain yields the protein MSRVNYEKLKEEVWDTGRCSGCGACCAVCPADAIIFPDGDNSKPVNTGYCKDATDFVNCGACYSVCPRTKEAEKKRELLGDYIEIISAKSVSDTPGKQSGGAVTAILANALKTGIIDAVVTVSQDNWTKEPKSVLITNEEAMFATAGSKYNWWTPALMALSEAVVGRKYKNVAVIGTPCAVTSLRLMKNSSNDLIKPFGKAIRLIFGLFCTEVFDYRKLMEGKIESEMKIDSWKIKRMNVSGKLEIFLTDGSKKNVPLSELEDTVRPGCSICTDLTGVESDISAGAIGSPDGFTTLIIRTQTGAGFVESAKNNGYIDMSGDIDIKAINRLADKKALRGRKTD from the coding sequence ATGTCCCGAGTAAATTATGAAAAATTAAAAGAGGAAGTCTGGGATACAGGAAGATGCTCAGGATGCGGCGCCTGCTGTGCCGTATGCCCGGCAGATGCAATTATTTTTCCTGATGGCGACAATTCGAAACCTGTAAACACCGGCTACTGCAAGGATGCAACGGACTTTGTAAACTGCGGAGCATGCTACTCTGTCTGCCCCAGAACTAAAGAGGCAGAAAAGAAAAGAGAGCTTTTGGGAGATTACATTGAGATAATATCTGCAAAATCGGTTTCAGATACTCCGGGAAAACAAAGCGGCGGTGCCGTGACAGCAATTCTTGCAAATGCGCTTAAAACCGGAATTATAGACGCAGTCGTAACCGTTTCGCAGGACAACTGGACAAAAGAACCAAAATCTGTTCTGATAACAAACGAAGAGGCCATGTTTGCAACGGCAGGGAGCAAATACAACTGGTGGACGCCTGCTCTTATGGCCCTTTCGGAAGCTGTCGTAGGAAGAAAATACAAAAACGTTGCAGTAATAGGGACACCATGCGCCGTGACCTCTCTCAGGCTCATGAAAAACAGCTCTAATGATTTAATAAAGCCCTTCGGGAAAGCTATAAGACTTATTTTCGGTCTTTTCTGCACAGAAGTCTTCGATTACAGAAAGCTCATGGAAGGGAAAATAGAGTCGGAGATGAAAATCGACAGCTGGAAAATTAAAAGAATGAATGTCAGTGGAAAACTTGAGATATTCCTTACAGACGGTTCGAAAAAGAATGTCCCGCTTTCCGAACTCGAGGACACAGTGCGCCCTGGATGCAGCATATGCACCGATTTAACAGGCGTAGAATCTGACATATCAGCAGGTGCCATCGGAAGTCCTGACGGGTTTACGACACTTATCATCAGGACACAGACAGGGGCAGGATTTGTCGAAAGCGCAAAAAACAACGGGTACATCGACATGTCCGGTGACATTGATATAAAGGCAATAAACAGGCTTGCTGATAAAAAGGCCCTCAGGGGCAGAAAAACGGACTGA
- a CDS encoding glutamate synthase-related protein, giving the protein MTIGSVPPKYKIAIDRDQCMLCERCIDNCSYGVFRKEDQKIIADSRKCTACHRCIAMCPRDAINLHEKPNDYRSHPVWTRETREAIYNQAKSGKIILSGMGNAGDYPIIFDKLVLDACQVTNPSIDPLREPMEIRTYIGKKPRQVEVSKNSSGDYDLNTELAPNLKLDTPVMIGHMSYGAISLNAQLAMAKAVHEVGTYMGTGEGGLHKSLFPYQDRMIVQIASGRFGVDVDYLERGAAIEIKIGQGAKPGIGGHLPGEKVSEEVSKTRMIPIHSDAISPAPHHDIYSIEDLAQLVRSLKEATEWKKPVFVKIAAVHNAPAIAAGIARSSADAVVIDGFKGGTGAAPRVFRDNVGIPIEAAVAAVDSKLRSQGVRNEISIIASGGIRNSADLTKSIALGADAVYIGTAALVAMGCRVCGSCYRGLCPWGIATQRPELVKRLNPDEASKNVANLIKGWTLELSELMGAAGINSIESLRGNRDRLRGYMLDEGLMNVLDVKTVGA; this is encoded by the coding sequence ATGACAATCGGCAGCGTACCTCCAAAATACAAGATAGCTATTGACAGGGACCAGTGCATGCTCTGCGAAAGGTGCATAGACAACTGTTCATACGGGGTATTCAGGAAAGAAGACCAGAAAATTATAGCCGACTCAAGGAAATGCACAGCATGCCACAGGTGCATTGCCATGTGTCCGCGTGATGCGATAAACCTGCATGAGAAGCCGAACGACTACAGGTCGCACCCGGTATGGACACGCGAGACAAGGGAGGCAATATACAACCAGGCGAAATCCGGGAAGATAATTCTTTCAGGCATGGGAAATGCAGGCGATTACCCGATAATATTTGATAAGCTTGTACTCGACGCATGCCAGGTTACAAACCCGAGTATCGACCCTCTCCGCGAACCGATGGAGATCAGGACCTATATAGGAAAGAAACCCAGACAGGTTGAAGTCTCCAAAAATTCAAGCGGAGATTACGACTTAAATACAGAACTTGCTCCAAACCTGAAGCTTGATACCCCTGTAATGATAGGCCATATGAGCTACGGTGCAATCTCTCTGAATGCACAGCTTGCAATGGCAAAGGCCGTCCATGAAGTGGGCACATATATGGGAACCGGAGAAGGCGGTCTTCACAAAAGCCTTTTCCCATACCAGGACCGCATGATAGTCCAGATCGCATCAGGGAGATTCGGTGTTGACGTAGACTATCTTGAACGCGGCGCTGCAATTGAGATTAAGATTGGCCAGGGTGCAAAGCCCGGCATAGGAGGTCATCTCCCGGGTGAAAAGGTCTCGGAAGAGGTATCAAAAACAAGAATGATCCCTATACACAGCGACGCCATAAGTCCTGCACCTCATCATGATATCTACAGCATCGAAGACCTCGCACAGCTTGTAAGAAGCCTCAAAGAAGCGACCGAATGGAAAAAGCCGGTCTTCGTAAAAATTGCGGCAGTCCACAACGCTCCTGCAATTGCAGCTGGAATTGCCAGGTCTTCTGCCGATGCAGTCGTAATAGACGGATTTAAGGGTGGAACAGGAGCGGCTCCACGCGTATTCCGCGACAATGTAGGTATACCGATAGAAGCGGCAGTTGCAGCGGTAGACAGCAAACTGCGTTCACAGGGAGTCAGAAACGAGATATCGATTATTGCAAGCGGCGGTATCAGAAACAGCGCCGACCTTACAAAATCGATAGCACTTGGGGCCGATGCGGTATATATAGGAACAGCCGCCCTTGTCGCAATGGGGTGCAGGGTCTGCGGTTCGTGCTACAGGGGACTATGCCCCTGGGGAATTGCAACTCAGAGACCTGAACTTGTAAAAAGATTAAACCCGGATGAGGCTTCAAAGAACGTTGCAAATCTTATTAAAGGCTGGACTCTTGAGCTTTCCGAGCTCATGGGTGCCGCCGGAATAAATTCAATTGAAAGTCTGCGCGGAAACCGCGACCGTCTGCGCGGATATATGCTTGATGAGGGACTGATGAACGTCCTTGACGTTAAGACAGTGGGGGCCTGA
- a CDS encoding glutamine amidotransferase family protein, whose product MCGIISVIDRSRNVMDGGAIKNALALMNERGSGEGAGYAVYGAYPDFRDYYALHVFYDNLVEPKKAVEELLNKWGEIEYSEEIPTYEQKRLKKQHIPWRYFFKPDPKLLAGSCSPEEDAIINIVNKVNTQINGALIFSSGKNIGVFKASGWPEDVANFYKIEDYEGYIWMGHNRYPTNTSGWWGGAHPFNLLDWSVIHNGEITSYGTNRRYIESFGYKCTMKTDTEVVAYLADLLGRRHKLPDEISVKALAPPFWDEIDRMPEKEKKLYTTLRMAYGSAMMNGPFAIVVAKPEGIVGFTDRIKLRPMIAAESGDCLYISSEEAAIRRMNPDLDRVWMPKAGEPVIGMVKR is encoded by the coding sequence ATGTGTGGAATAATTAGTGTAATAGATCGCTCCAGAAACGTCATGGACGGAGGTGCGATTAAAAACGCTCTTGCCCTAATGAACGAGAGAGGGAGTGGTGAAGGGGCAGGATATGCAGTATACGGTGCATACCCTGATTTCAGGGATTACTATGCCCTCCATGTCTTCTACGACAATCTGGTAGAGCCAAAAAAGGCTGTAGAAGAGCTGCTGAACAAATGGGGAGAGATCGAATATTCTGAAGAAATCCCAACATATGAACAGAAAAGATTAAAAAAACAGCATATACCATGGAGATATTTTTTCAAACCTGACCCGAAACTTCTTGCAGGGTCGTGCTCCCCTGAAGAAGATGCGATAATAAACATCGTGAACAAGGTCAACACCCAGATAAACGGTGCACTGATCTTCTCATCCGGCAAAAATATAGGAGTCTTCAAGGCATCCGGGTGGCCTGAGGATGTGGCAAACTTCTATAAAATTGAGGATTATGAAGGTTACATCTGGATGGGACACAACCGTTATCCTACCAACACATCCGGCTGGTGGGGAGGTGCACACCCGTTCAACCTTCTGGACTGGAGTGTCATCCACAACGGTGAAATAACATCATACGGGACTAACAGGCGATATATTGAAAGTTTCGGGTACAAGTGCACAATGAAAACCGATACCGAAGTTGTAGCGTATCTTGCCGACCTTCTCGGCAGAAGACACAAACTTCCGGACGAAATATCCGTAAAAGCCCTGGCACCACCATTCTGGGACGAAATAGACAGAATGCCTGAGAAGGAAAAGAAACTTTATACGACTCTCAGGATGGCATACGGGTCTGCGATGATGAACGGTCCCTTCGCCATAGTTGTTGCAAAACCTGAAGGGATAGTAGGTTTTACCGACAGAATAAAATTAAGGCCCATGATTGCGGCTGAATCCGGCGACTGTCTTTATATATCAAGCGAAGAAGCAGCCATTCGCAGAATGAACCCTGACCTTGACAGAGTATGGATGCCAAAGGCCGGAGAACCCGTTATAGGAATGGTGAAAAGATGA